One Acipenser ruthenus chromosome 33, fAciRut3.2 maternal haplotype, whole genome shotgun sequence genomic region harbors:
- the LOC117433279 gene encoding neurogenic differentiation factor 2-like encodes MLTRLFSDPSLLPEVQKYSGWVEDSESEDTKAKDDDLDRGCALKDEKMEEEDEFLEDDSRAASEMAAEDEEDDEGEEDEGCEENEGDRPKKRGPKKRKMTPARIERSKLRRQKANSRERTRMHDLNSALDNLRKVVPCYSKTQKLSKIETLRLAKNYIWALSEILRSGKRPDVVSYVQTLCKGLSQPTTNLVAGCLQLNSRNFLTEQCQEGGRFPGPNPSFSMHPYPYQCSRLSSPQCQSSSMPNSHTLRTHAYCSTYESLYAGNASPEYNSSEYEGPLSPPLCVNGNFSVKQQDSSSPDHDKNFHYSMHYPALPSSRPPGHNLVFGSTGMRGGVHSENVLPYHDMHMHHDRPPMYEELNAFFHN; translated from the coding sequence ATGTTGACGAGGCTGTTCAGCGACCCCTCCCTGCTCCCCGAGGTTCAGAAGTATTCGGGCTGGGTGGAGGACAGCGAGAGCGAGGACACCAAGGCGAAGGACGATGACCTGGACCGGGGCTGCGCGCTGAAGGACGAGAAGATGGAGGAAGAGGACGAGTTCCTCGAGGACGACAGCCGGGCAGCCTCAGAGATGGCCGCCGAGGATGAGGAAGATGACGAGGGGGAAGAAGACGAGGGGTGTGAAGAGAATGAGGGCGACAGACCTAAAAAAAGGGGCCCGAAGAAGCGGAAAATGACCCCAGCCCGGATTGAGCGCTCCAAGTTGCGCAGACAGAAGGCAAATTCTCGGGAACGCACCCGCATGCACGACCTCAACTCTGCCCTGGATAACCTACGCAAGGTGGTGCCCTGTTACTCAAAGACACAAAAACTCTCCAAAATCGAGACACTGCGGCTGGCCAAGAACTACATCTGGGCCCTGTCCGAGATCCTGCGCTCGGGGAAGAGACCGGACGTGGTGTCCTACGTGCAGACTTTATGCAAGGGCCTCTCGCAGCCCACAACCAATCTGGTGGCCGGCTGCCTTCAGCTCAACTCCAGGAACTTCTTGACAGAGCAGTGTCAGGAAGGCGGGCGCTTCCCCGGCCCTAACCCGTCCTTCTCCATGCACCCATACCCCTACCAGTGCTCCCGGCTGTCCAGCCCCCAGTGCCAGTCCAGCTCCATGCCCAATTCACACACGTTAAGGACACACGCCTATTGCTCCACCTACGAGTCTCTCTATGCCGGGAACGCGTCCCCAGAGTACAACAGCTCCGAGTACGAGGGTCCCCTGAGCCCACCTCTGTGTGTTAATGGAAACTTCTCCGTCAAGCAGCAGGACTCTTCTTCTCCGGACCACGACAAGAACTTCCACTACTCTATGCACTACCCGGCCCTGCCCAGCTCCCGCCCTCCGGGACACAACCTGGTGTTCGGCTCGACTGGAATGCGAGGCGGGGTACATTCGGAAAACGTGCTGCCTTATCACGATATGCACATGCATCACGACAGGCCGCCCATGTACGAAGAACTCAACGCGTTTTTCCACAACTAG